The region ATAGATCACATCACGCTATTTATACACAACTTTGTATTACAAAATTCAAATTGTTGAAATGTCATTCTGCTATTATTAATGTGCACATTATATAGAAGCAATTTACAAAACACGGTCATAATTACATAACTTGGTTGGGGTATAGTATAGGGATGATTCACAAAGTGCTCTGATTCATTAACTAAGACTCTGCCAGTACTGAGTTGGTATGATTGTTTTTAGTTATTGATTTGTAGGTTGTCGTGACTTTACTGCGCGCCTTCATCACTTTCTGATAGCAGATCTCAAATGCTTGGGCAATGGTCATCCTCACGTCTTCAGCCGTCTCCTGTACAGggcagagggggggggggggggggggggtgaggtcACACACAGAAACACAATAGGACTTGTATACAAAAAAGCTATAATGTATATGGACGAACACCATGTAGCAAGAACTATGTACAATCACACATTAAATGCTTTTTTGTGTGTCAAAAAATATAGGAAAGGGATTGCTACAAATGCCCAGGCCAGCTGTATACCTGAGTGTCTGCCATGAAGACGTGAGAGTAGTGCTTCCCAGTCAGTTTGTCCTTGGTGATGTATGCAAATATCCTCCTGTCCTCCAGGTCAGGGGAGCAGCACGAGATGTCCTTGATAGCGTGGGTGCTCACAACCATCTGTAGGGGTACGGGGGAGCAATATAAATATGTGTCACTAAATTGCATAGTATAAGCCACTTAGGAAAATGTAGTTCTATACCTATTACATGATATGCGGACAAAAAACAGCCTGTGGGCTAGCTATTATTTTAACTTTGGTAAACTACTTTTGTAAggtcataacttcactaaaagcaaaactaagagatgcaaTCTGTAGTTCTTTAATTACAAGCCCCATCAGATAAAAGTTCTGGGAAGGTCAAAAAACAGCTTATTCGGCAAAAGACCATGGCCTTATATTTGTCTGAAAAACGAACTacagtgggtaattttcgagggtcTAAATTTTCGCTGACTGGCtattttattttcgaggatagcaTTTTTTTATTTTCGCGGTTGAAAAATTTTCAGCTTGGTGAAATCCGTAAAATCTGCAAAAATttgctaccgtattactagaatattttgcgggtaaaaaacctttgcgaatgagccaaatcagcagaaattttgaccctttgtgatctcgttctggcaaggatcgtgtgtatttactagtaataatttaggttttgcagattttattgttgcgaattgatcaaccatcgcaaagtttgcatatgtttgatgctcgcaaaacattctagtaatacggtatatggcAAGCTACTTTCATGAGGGCATAACTTCACTAAGTAAACACACGCTCATCCCACAATGTTGTACATTCTCCTTGTTATTTTACTCAACCTCTGAATTTCTTGGAGGTAccgacgcatgcgcagataaTGTGTTCCAGGCCGTTTATCTTGTTCCTTGCGGCCTGCTACTGCATTGTTCAATCCTGATAATTGATCTCATATAAAACAGGTTTTTCATTCATGATGACAATCATAAAAATAGCACGTGTAGATACACGTGCTATTTTTATAATTGTCATCATGATGATAACCCGGTATATAAATCATTACGTCTAGCAGAAATCACGCCCTAACAGATGTTGGTGTTATTTAGTGTATGACGACTTCACAGATGCACTAAAACAGTAATAGCTATAATTCTATAGTAGAGTTATAAGTTTCAAGTGAGAGTGTAATCTATTGTAATCTGATGGCTACTAAAGCAGACCCCGGCCCCACAGGTGTTAAAGTCCATCTTATCAATGTAGGGCAGGGAGATGCAATATTGCTAGAGGTTATATATGCTgatggtacatgtaagtgatTATGGAAATGCACATTTCGTGATGCGTATATACCATTGAACATTGTCTTAGAGCTTTTGATTATTCAGTGAGGTTTGGAATCCAATTAACTTGTTCAATAATGCAGTATTGTTTTTCATGCAGCACCCAAAAGGTACCTTATCGATGGTGGCGTGAAGCGACAAAAAAATAACCTAATAAAGGCCCTGAAGTGTAACGAATGCATACATTCAAAATCTTCAGTAGAAAAAACATCGAAAGATTGTATAGAGCTTGACTTGATTGTCAATACTCATCCGGATGCTGACCATTGTGGGGGAATTAATGCACTTTTAGATGGAACGTACAATTTCTGCTGTCCTATCATAACCACCAAAGACGCGAAAGTGCAAGTAAGTCCTAAGGACCAAAGCATTGAAAAAGACTATGATACAAGTGCAGAAGGTGATTGCCTTCATTTTTGGTTTCAGCAACCTGGAAAAATTTACAAAGATTTAAAAGGATCAACCGTAACAATTTCGAAAAAAGACACAAACAAGGATTGTAATGAAGAAAGTATTCTGACAACTGTAAAACTACCAGAGAGCAAAATTTACAATTACGATGTGGTGTTGACTGGCGACTCATATGCTGTGACCATCCTTAAAACACTTGGACTCTCACCAACGCCTGCAAGTCCACTAAAGATTCCAAGAGTTTGTATTTTTCAAGTGCCTCATCATGGAAGCAAGAGTGCATATGCCAAGAAAAAAGGTCAAGCTGCTATCGATTATAAGGAATTCTATATGAAATTTGATGCAGACATCTACTTAATCAGTCATGGCGAACGCTACAAACATCCGCATGAGGAAGTTATCACAGGCATTCTCTCTGCAGCTGtcgataaaaaaaaaaagtgtaACATAGTAGTCACGGCAACATATTTTGACAAACAATTGAAAATCAAAGACAAAAATGTATCCGACAACTGGAGTGGTTATGTTACCATCTACCACTTCAAAAAAGACATTTCGTATGTCACCCTACTCGGTACCGAGGGTCTATCCAGTATCGAGGGTCTATCCAGTATCGAGGGTCTACAGCTGTACACTGGAAAAGAGGTGAGCCTGCGAATTTATTGAGTAATTGTCATTATAATGTATGGTTGTGTTCAAGATCAAACGGTATATAGAAAAGGTACATTATATTAGTTAGCTTTGTATTATAATTGttgtttgcaattgttgacaatgaacccacacagtcattacaagaggagcttaatgaaacagaagtctatctgatggcttgatgaatgatagcagcatgtagatctatactatTACAACACTCTAAGACTAATGCCTGATACTTTTTGAacaaagcaaaacatggcgagagccATTAGCACAGCGTAGCTTATATCACTCtctaataaaattattgctgattcagcaaagcaagttagagtgcgcatgtgcagtagtctatgcccctcctctttttcattctgtccggatttgcgaggttttggactaaaggggtccggattagtGAGGGTCTACTGTATTGCGCAAGCACATGCGTAGAATGTCTGATTGTAGCCTGCCTGCCTAGCCATACATGGTCATGTCAACCCACACAGTTTACATTACTACAAGTGTTTGTGACATAGGTAAGTGACCCCCCACGAGGAAAACCCCTCGTTAGAGGGCGCTCAAGCTCCGAGGTGAGAATGAGAATGTAAAAGTCCTAGAGAGACAATAACGTATTTATATGgtgtgtatagtagttgcttactccccttcatgtactcctggtttTAGGTATTTAAGCCCCTCGAATCCGAATTAAATCCGGATCAGATTTTTTTGAGTAGTGGGGATAGTAAAACGACTACTAATTGCATTTGCGCTGATAGGAAGCTACAGGAACATCCACAAACATGTATAACCCCTCAGAATTGTATTTACTCAAAGCTAAACCGCTTCTGACACAACCGGATTAGGCCCGTTTACACGAACGCGGTTAGGtttaattatacggtatataaaatGAGAAGCAGCTGGcaagatcaagaatagctagCTGACTAGCCACTATAGTCAATTATTAGTTAATCCATCCACTTCCTCTAATCTTGTAATGATACTTTACTCCAAAATGTGGGTAGAATCTATTTTAAAATTATGATTTATACCAGGAGCATATTatgaggggatggagcgtcttactatgTAGATTCTGTATCGTCTAGCTATGTACAAATTATGCCATATATATGTCAAACCGCTAAGTGCTGCTAACATTATTCACTATTATTAGATCAAACGCATTATCagccagaggaggtcagacacgcgtgcctcaattcagcaattagcctctgcgTTAATTGCAGAGGTGGCTAATCCGCCCATGTTCAATGTTAattgcagaggctaattgctaaattgaggcacgcgtgtcgacctcctctggttatcagccacacatgtacagagagcacttagcacattacaaacaaggaaatgTGGCATAGACGATAGTGAATCCGCAATACTATGCATATAGTAAGATGCTCCATACTGTATTGCGCAAGCACATGCGTAGAATGTCTGATTGTAGCCTACCTACCTAGCCATACATGGTCATGTCAAACTACACAGTTTACATTACTACAAGTGTTTGTGACGTACAGAGATAACAACGTATTTATATGGTGTGTATagtaaagtctatttgtgttgagtttgaccttcataaagttgtcataactttgtcatacttcactgaaattcaaagtttcatataccattggattccttgttaaaaagcgcttctatctatatgctgtagagctggtaagctccaaccagctaaaagttagcattttccatgtagaagtcccaggcaaacttgtcaaccacataaaACATTAATGAGCCCTTTGTGCTTACTCAGAGCTAAACTAGCTTCTGACACAACCGGATTAGGCCCGTTTACACGAACACGGATAGCCAGATTTCAACCGGTAGCTTTTGAAAACGGGGCTTATATTAGAAATCCACTTCCTCTAATCTTTTAACGATAACTTTAAAGGGCCTCCAAAATTTGGGTAGAATCAATCTTAAATTATGATATTAACTTATATACATAAAGTTCTAACAACACTTATTATATATAAACCAAGCTATATAGCAGACATGCAATAATTTGATATCCTTTTTGGACATTGCAAAAAGACTTAGAATCATATGGCATGTTTAACCAATGATCTGAGACAGGTGGAATGAAGGCGTTGTGCTATTTCCTTTGTTGTTTCAGAAAGGTGACATTGTTGATAAATCTGGGGAAACACAACACAAAcgcggtactaagactcacaAAGCCTCAATTCAGTAAGCCACTACAAGTTAATCAATTCCTGTGgatttaatgcgcatgcgcgctcatcccaCATGTTAGTATCCATGATCCAGTGGCAacttacttctttttcttgaggttctGGTATACCAGTAAGCCACAATGATATactagataacaatagatgcatgtacacaagtcttttctctGCTTGTTAGATATACTGTACTGTCTGTGCTatactgtttggctacaggccatttaaataacatgcagttgcttcagtatcgttgaagattattcatcaagccatcataGGTTTCTGCCATTCACTGAGCTCCTCTCTTATAAATGACTGTCTgtaattcaattctgtcaacaattgcaatcaacaataataacataaacatataattatacctcttcaCTTCTTCTACAATGTAAtagtttttgagcgaaagcaaaacaacggtgagaggcattagcacagcgcagtaTGCACCACTCGTTGTtgttgcaattgttgacaatgaaccAACACATTCATTATAGAAGAGAAGCTTaggaaacagaagtctatctgatggcttaATAAATGATAgcagtatatagatctatactatTACAACACTCTAAGACTAATGCATGATACTTTTTAAGCAAAGCATAGCACAGTGCAGCTTATATCACTCtctaataaaattattgctgattcagcaaagcaagttagagtgcatgcgcagtagtttattctactgacagtccctcctctttttcattttgtccggatttgcgaggtttcggactaaaggggtccggattagtGAGGGTCTACTGTATTGCGCAAGCACATGCGTAGAATGTCTGATTGTAGCCTGCCTGCCTAACCATACATGGTCATGTCAACCCACACAGTTTACATTACTACAAGCGTTTGTGACATAGGTATTGGACCCTTGGGAGAGGTCAAGCTCAGGAAGACTCGTTAAAGGGTGCTCAAGCTCCAAGGTGAGAATGAGAATGTAAAAGTCCTAGAGAGACAATAACGTATTTATATGgtgtgtatagtagttgcttactccccttcatgtactcctggtttTAAGTATTTAAGCCCGGGTCGAATCCGAATTAAATCCGGATCAGATTTTTTTGAGTAGTGGGCATAGTAAAACGACTACTAATTGCATTTGCGCTGATAGGAAGCTACAGGAACATccacaaacatgtacaacCCCTCAGAATTGTATTTACTCAAAGCTAAACCGCTTCTGACACAACCGGATTAGGCCCGTTTACACGAACGCGGTTAGGtttaattatacggtatataaaatGAGAAGCAGCTGGcaagatcaagaatagctagCTGACTAGCCACTATAGTCAATTATTAGTTAATCCATCCACTTCCTCTAATCTTGTAACAATACTTTACTCCAAAATGTGGGTAGAATCTATTTTAAAATTATGATTTATACCAGGAGCATATTatgaggggatggagcgtcttactatgTAGATTCTGTATCGTCTAGCTATGTACAAATTATGCCACGTATATGTCAAACCGCTAAGTGCTGCTAACATTATTCACTATTATTAGATCAAACGCATTATCagccagaggaggtcagacacgcgtgcctcaattcagcaattagcctctgcgTTAATTGCAGAGGTGGCTAATCCGCCCATGTTCAATGTTAattgcagaggctaattgctaaattgaggcacgcgtgtcgacctcctctggttatcagccacacatgtacagagagcacttagcacattacaaacaaggaaatgTGGCATAGACGATAGTGAATCCGCAATACTATGCATATAGTAAGATGCTCCATACTGTATTGCGCAAGCACATGCGTAGAATGTCTGATTGTAGCCTACCTACCTAGCCATACATGGTCATGTCAAACTACACAGTTTACATTACTACAAGTGTTTGTGACGTACAGAGATAACAACGTATTTATATGGTGTGTATagtaaagtctatttgtgttgagtttgaccttcataaagttgtcataactttgtcatacttcactgaaattcaaagtttcatataccattggattccttgttaaaaagcgcttctatctatatgctgtagagctggtaagctccaaccagctaaaagttagcattttccatgtagaagtcccaggcaaacttgtcaaccacataaaACATTAATGAGCCCTTTGTGCTTACTCAGAGCTAAACTAGCTTCTGACACAACCGGATTAGGCCCGTTTACACGAACACGGATAGCCAGATTTCAACCGGTAGCTTTTGAAAACGGGGCTTATATTAGAAATCCACTTCCTCTAATCTTTTAACGATAACTTTAAAGGGCCTCCAAAATTTGGGTAGAATCAATCTTAAATTATGATATTAACTTATATACATAAAGTTCTAACAACACTTATTATATATAAACCAAGCTATATAGCAGACATGCAATAATTTGATATCCTTTTTGGACATTGCAAAAAGACTTAAGGGAATTGTTCATATGGCATGTTTAACCGATAAAGGCGTTGTGTTTGTTTTCTTCAGAAACAAGACAAGCATGATGGAAGAAAATTCAAACAACGTAAACGTGCAACAGCTATGTAAGCCACTATTTGACATTATAAGGcaatagtgcatgtacacggCATGCgtgcgtataattatgaccttatTAGTTATAGTCTCATACATGACATTCTTTGCAGGCATCCAAATCCTCCAACTCCATCCAGAAAGGTTAGTTTAGCCGTAGTAATTTTCTAATagcggccacctcgctatatAATGCAACTGTACTTAATGCGGATACACGTTAGTGCCGTCTGATGCCAGTTAGCAGATACATAGATCTATAGTCAATTATTAGTCAATCCATCCACTTCCTCTAATCTTGTAACGATAACTTTAAAGAGCCTCCAAAATTTGGGTAGAATCAATCTTAAATTATGATATTAACTTATATACATAAAGTTCTAACAACACTTATTATATATAAACCAAGCTATATAGCAGACATGCAATAATTTGATATCCTTTTTGGACATTGCAAAAAGACTTAGAATCATATGGCATGTTTAACCAATGATCTGAGACAGGTGGAATGAAGGCGTTGTGCTATTTCCTTTGTTGTTTCAGAAAGGTGACATTGTTGATAAATCTGGGGAAACACAACACAAAcgcggtactaagactcacaAAGCCTCAATTCAGTAAGCCACTACAAGTTAATCAATTCCTGTGgatttaatgcgcatgcgcgctcatcccaCATGTTAGTATCCATGATCCAGTGGCAacttacttctttttcttgaggttctGGTATACCAGTAAGCCACAATGATATactagataacaatagatgcatgtacacaagtcttttctctGCTTGTTAGATATACTGTACTGTCTGTGCTatactgtttggctacaggccatttaaataacatgcagttgcttcagtatcgttgaagattattcatcaagccatcataGGTTTCTGCCATTCACTGAGCTCCTCTCTTATAAATGACTGTCTgtaattcaattctgtcaacaattgcaatcaacaataataacataaacatataattatacctcttcaCTTCTTCTACAATGTAAtagtttttgagcgaaagcaaaacaacggtgagaggcattagcacagcgcagtaTGCACCACTCGTTGTtgttgcaattgttgacaatgaaccAACACATTCATTATAGAAGAGAAGCTTaggaaacagaagtctatctgatggcttaATAAATGATAgcagtatatagatctatactatTACAACACTCTAAGACTAATGCATGATACTTTTTAAGCAAAGCATAGCACAGTGCAGCTTATATCACTCtctaataaaattattgctgattcagcaaagcaagttagagtgcatgcgcagtagtttattctactgacagtccctcctctttttcattttgtccggatttgcgaggtttcggactaaaggggtccggattagtGAGGGTCTACTGTATTGCGCAAGCACATGCGTAGAATGTCTGATTGTAGCCTGCCTGCCTAACCATACATGGTCATGTCAACCCACACAGTTTACATTACTACAAGCGTTTGTGACATAGGTATTGGACCCTTGGGAGAGGTCAAGCTCAGGAAGACTCGTTAAAGGGCGCTCAAGCTCCAAGGTGAGAATGAGAATGTAAAAGTCCTAGAGAGACAATAACGTATTTATATGgtgtgtatagtagttgcttactccccttcatgtactcctggtttTAAGTATTTAAGCCCGGGTCGAATCCGAATTAAATCCGGATCAGATTTTTTTGAGTAGTGGGCATAGTAAAACGACTACTAATTGCATTTGCGCTGATAGGAAGCTACAGGAACATccacaaacatgtacaacCCCTCAGAATTGTATTTACTCAAAGCTAAACCGCTTCTGACACAACCGGATTAGGCCCGTTTACACGAACGCGGTTAGGtttaattatacggtatataaaatGAGAAGCAGCTGGcaagatcaagaatagctagCTGACTAGCCACTATAGTCAATTATTAGTTAATCCATCCACTTCCTCTAATCTTGTAACAATACTTTACTCCAAAATGTGGGTAGAATCTATTTTAAAATTATGATTTATACCAGGAGCATATTatgaggggatggagcgtcttactatgTAGATTCTGTATCGTCTAGCTATGTACAAATTATGCCACGTATATGTCAAACCGCTAAGTGCTGCTAACATTATTCACTATTATTAGATCAAACGCATTAtcagccagaggaggtccgactcGCGTGCCTCAATtcagcaattagcctctgcgTTAATTGCAGAGGCGGCTAatccgcccacgctcaatgttaattgcagaggctaattgctaaattgaggcacgcgtgtcggacctcctttGGTTATcagccacacatgtacagagagcacttagcacattacaaacaaggaaGTGTGGCATAGACGATAGTGAATCCGCAATACTATGCATACTGTATTGCGCAAGCACATGCGTAGAATGTCTGATTGTAGCCTGCCTGCCTAACCATACATGGTCATGTCAACCCACACAGTTTACATTACTACAAGTGTTTGTGACGTACAGAGATAACAACGTATTTATATGGTGTGTATagtaaagtctatttgtgttgagtttgaccttcataaagttgtcataactttgtcatacttcactgaaattcaaagtttcatataccattggattccttgttaaaaagcgcttctatctatatgctgtagagctggtaagttccaaccagctaaaagttagcattttccatgtagaagtcccaggcaaacttgtcaaccacataaaACATAAATGAGCCCTTTGTGCTTACTCAGAGCTAAACCAGCTTCTGACACAACCGGATTAGGCCCGTTTACACAAACACGGATAGCCAGATTTCAACCTGTGGCTTATATTAGAAATCCACTTCCTCTAATCTTCTAACGATAATTTTAAAGAGCCTCCAAAATTTGGGTAGAATCAATCTTAAATTATGATACTAACTTATATACATAAAGTTCTAACAATACTAAACCAAGCTATATAGCAGACATGCAATAATTTGATATCCTTTTTGGACATTGCAAAAAGACTTAAGGGAATTGTTCATATGGCATGTTTAACCAATGAAGGCGTTGTGTTTGTTTTCTTCAGAAACAAGACAAGCGTCAGCGTATTGATGATGATAAAACTGGGGAAAGAAAACCCAAACAACGTAAACATGCAACAGCTAAGTAAGCCACTATTTGACATTATAAGGcaatagtgcatgtacacggCATGCgtgcgtataattatgaccttatTAGTTATAGTCTCATACATGACATTCTTTGCACAGGGAATTTGAACGAGATGTTTCGATACGGCATTCAAATCCTCCAACTCCATCCAGAAAGGTTAGTTTAGCCGTAGTAATTTTCTAATagcggccacctcgctatatAATGTAACTGTACTTAATGCGGATACACGTTAGTGCCGTCTGATGCCAGTTAGCAGATACATAGATCTATAGTCAATTATTAGTCAATCCATCCACTTCCTCTAATCTTGTAATGATAACTTTAAAGAGCCTCCAAAATTTGGGTAGAATCAATCTTAAATTATGATACTAACTTATATACATAAAGTTCTAACAAtactaattatatatacaccaaGCTATATAGCAGACATGCAATGTCCTTTTTGGACATTGCGAAAAGACTTAGAAGAATTGTTGTCCTTTTTGGACATTGCGAAAAGACTTAGAAGAATTGTTTCATATGGCATGATTGATtcttcaataattatgatataattatactgctacACCTACACAATATTGCGTCTgcaatacataattaataaCACGAttcatctagctagctagctcagtatCAATGGTATTTTTAAATTGGAATTTTACAACATTTTATGTactaccatgcatgtacaaactaccaactaccaactgccattgcatgcatgactagCAAGTATAAACTCTTAAGTACCgcatagcaggtaattttcgttgatGTAAATTATCGTAAGAACTGTCCAattaaatatttcgtattttaaatatttgtacagctcaggatagtgacgttgattGTAAtgcagtagaataatttcgtagtttaaattttcgtataacccgctatacggtatcatgTTTGAACTAAGTCTCAACTGTGAACTATATGAGTGCACCTTGCGTGTGTTAATTAATGCACTCATGCAGCCAGCCACCACGGCTCAGCTCTGGGTATATTCACTTTCTATATACTAGGACCTTTGCTATAGGATGTTTGTACAATCCAACAATGAGGTTGAGCATTCGTTATATGTATACATCTGTGTGAGTAATGTTGCGATTCCATGCAAAGCGTATCATATTTAGGGAACGCTCAACCCTCAACGCTCTTCCTGTGCTTATATGGGGATATGCGTGATTGTACTATTATCTATTCAATACAGCACACTACTGTAAATACCCTATTATCAAGCAATGGCTTGGGGTTCGAAGACGTAAATACAGAGTGCAGATATGACCATTTATATGAGATTTCAAAGCAGCTGGAAAACTGGGAGCAGGTAGTAATGCGGCTGGGATTAACACAAGATGATATTGATCTCATCAAACGTAACACATCAAGTATGAGGAGGAGGAGATTGGACAGTCTTAATAAATGGACATCTATGACTGGAACAGCTACGTATCGAGTTCTACTACAAGCTTTGTTGGGCTGTGGCTACAATGACCAAGCAACACAAGTGTGCTCACTACTCAAGAAATCACTACTGTATCAAGAGAGAAGTCTGATGGCTACAGTTGATCTTTAAGGATAGAAGCATAGATCTATGATATTTAgtgttataccgtatagcgggtaaatttaGCGAATGAGGCAATTAAACTACTATTAACGATTTCTAATTTGACGATTATGCTGCACAAAATTATTGATCTCGTGCGATATACCAGGTCTGAGTTCAAGCTAACGCGGTTTTTAATTTTGTGATTCCCAAATTTAtccactatacggtacatgacTACTCCTGATATGACATTGTGCATTTCCTGTAATTGAATAATAGGGTGGATCTGCAAAGAGGTCAAAGTTTACAATGGCTACATGCTTCTGgcagcctatagaagctgttagttgtACTCGCATTACCATCacagcagttacagctggaacacacgcacacgcacacgcacacgcacacacacgcgcacacacacacacacacacacacacaactaagAGGTGCAATCTGTAGCTGTTTGATCTAAGCTATCACACTTAAATCAAAGTTTCGGGAGGGACAAAAAACAGCCTATCTCGACAAAAGACCATGAGAGCCTTGAAATTTTATTTGGCAAGCTACTTTCGTGAGGTTGtaacttcactaaaaagcaaACTAAGAGATGCAATCTGTAGCTGTTGACAAGCCCCTATCACTAGCCTATCCCCTATGCCTCACTTTAGATTGGCCGTCCACAAATTTGACTCCTTTCCACGAGATGGCCAGAATGATCTCTGGCTTCTTGAGCGTGCTCTCTGTGGTATTCTTGAGTCGTAGACACGCCTCCTCTGCTGACTGGTTCCCATGTAACTGTTTGATGATCACACTCCCAAGATACTGCATAACAAAAAGAGACACCATGTCAATATACAAGCGTAAATCTAGAATACATACGTACAGGCTTAGTATCACGAGGCTGCCCACCTTAACTTTGTACTGGATGCAGCCACTGGTGAGTGCCTCATGAGAGTGTTTCCATACG is a window of Halichondria panicea chromosome 13, odHalPani1.1, whole genome shotgun sequence DNA encoding:
- the LOC135346386 gene encoding uncharacterized protein LOC135346386 isoform X7, with translation MATKADPGPTGVKVHLINVGQGDAILLEVIYADGTSPKRYLIDGGVKRQKNNLIKALKCNECIHSKSSVEKTSKDCIELDLIVNTHPDADHCGGINALLDGTYNFCCPIITTKDAKVQVSPKDQSIEKDYDTSAEGDCLHFWFQQPGKIYKDLKGSTVTISKKDTNKDCNEESILTTVKLPESKIYNYDVVLTGDSYAVTILKTLGLSPTPASPLKIPRVCIFQVPHHGSKSAYAKKKGQAAIDYKEFYMKFDADIYLISHGERYKHPHEEVITGILSAAVDKKKKCNIVVTATYFDKQLKIKDKNVSDNWSGYVTIYHFKKDISYVTLLGTEGLSSIEGLSSIEGLQLYTGKEVSDPPRGKPLVRGRSSSEVLDPWERSSSGRLVKGCSSSKVLDPWERSSSGRLVKGRSSSKKQDKRQRIDDDKTGERKPKQRKHATAKEFERDVSIRHSNPPTPSRKHTTVNTLLSSNGLGFEDVNTECRYDHLYEISKQLENWEQVVMRLGLTQDDIDLIKRNTSSMRRRRLDSLNKWTSMTGTATYRVLLQALLGCGYNDQATQVCSLLKKSLLYQERSLMATVDL
- the LOC135346386 gene encoding uncharacterized protein LOC135346386 isoform X6; the encoded protein is MATKADPGPTGVKVHLINVGQGDAILLEVIYADGTSPKRYLIDGGVKRQKNNLIKALKCNECIHSKSSVEKTSKDCIELDLIVNTHPDADHCGGINALLDGTYNFCCPIITTKDAKVQVSPKDQSIEKDYDTSAEGDCLHFWFQQPGKIYKDLKGSTVTISKKDTNKDCNEESILTTVKLPESKIYNYDVVLTGDSYAVTILKTLGLSPTPASPLKIPRVCIFQVPHHGSKSAYAKKKGQAAIDYKEFYMKFDADIYLISHGERYKHPHEEVITGILSAAVDKKKKCNIVVTATYFDKQLKIKDKNVSDNWSGYVTIYHFKKDISYVTLLGTEGLSSIEGLSSIEGLQLYTGKEVSDPPRGKPLVRGRSSSEKQDKHDGRKFKQRKPNPPTPSRKVLDPWERSSSGRLVKGRSSSKKQDKRQRIDDDKTGERKPKQRKHATAKEFERDVSIRHSNPPTPSRKHTTVNTLLSSNGLGFEDVNTECRYDHLYEISKQLENWEQVVMRLGLTQDDIDLIKRNTSSMRRRRLDSLNKWTSMTGTATYRVLLQALLGCGYNDQATQVCSLLKKSLLYQERSLMATVDL
- the LOC135346386 gene encoding uncharacterized protein LOC135346386 isoform X3, giving the protein MATKADPGPTGVKVHLINVGQGDAILLEVIYADGTSPKRYLIDGGVKRQKNNLIKALKCNECIHSKSSVEKTSKDCIELDLIVNTHPDADHCGGINALLDGTYNFCCPIITTKDAKVQVSPKDQSIEKDYDTSAEGDCLHFWFQQPGKIYKDLKGSTVTISKKDTNKDCNEESILTTVKLPESKIYNYDVVLTGDSYAVTILKTLGLSPTPASPLKIPRVCIFQVPHHGSKSAYAKKKGQAAIDYKEFYMKFDADIYLISHGERYKHPHEEVITGILSAAVDKKKKCNIVVTATYFDKQLKIKDKNVSDNWSGYVTIYHFKKDISYVTLLGTEGLSSIEGLSSIEGLQLYTGKEVSDPPRGKPLVRGRSSSEVLDPWERSSSGRLVKGCSSSKKQDKHDGRKFKQRKPNPPTPSRKVLDPWERSSSGRLVKGRSSSKKQDKRQRIDDDKTGERKPKQRKHATAKEFERDVSIRHSNPPTPSRKHTTVNTLLSSNGLGFEDVNTECRYDHLYEISKQLENWEQVVMRLGLTQDDIDLIKRNTSSMRRRRLDSLNKWTSMTGTATYRVLLQALLGCGYNDQATQVCSLLKKSLLYQERSLMATVDL